The genomic DNA ACAACTCCCTGAAGAACCAGACGTACAACACCCCGGCGCTCGCCACGCTGTTCCTCTTCAACGAGCAGCTGACCTGGCTGAACTCCCAGGGCGGCCTGGACTTCTCGGTCGGCCGCACGGCCACGTCCGCGCGGAACCTGTACGGCTGGGCCGAGGAGTCGAAGTACGCGACCCCGTTCGTCACCGACCCGGCGAAGCGCTCGCAGGTCATCGGCACCATCGACTTCGCGGACGAGATCGACGCGTCGGCGGTCGCCAAGGTGCTGCGTGCCAACGGCATCGTCGACACGGAGCCGTACCGCAAGCTGGGCCGCAACCAGCTGCGTGTCGCGATGTTCCCGGCGATCGACCCGGCGGACGTGCTGGCCCTGACGGCCTGCATCGACTACGTGATCGAGAAGCTGTAACGAGCAGCTGTCCGACGGCGAGGGGCCCTCGGTACGGATCCGTACCGAGGGCCCCTCGCCGTTCCTCACCCCGCCGCCTCCGCCAGGACCGTCCGGAGCCTGCCGATCCCTTCCTCCCACGGTTCGCCGTGACCGCCCTCGCTCCACAGCTCGAGCAGTTCGGACGGCTCGGTCACCACCCGGTCAAGAGCCTGCACCGCAAGGCCTCGCAGCTCCAGGGGAAGCTCCGGAAGTGGCTCGTCCGGCCCGTACGCAGTCGTCACGGGCTCCCCGCCGGGGCACTGCGCGGCCACCAGGGCGGCCGCCGCCACGGCCACGACGGCCTCGTCGGAGTCGAGATAGTCCTGGGTCCCGGCGACGACGGTCAGAGCCTCCCGGATCAGCTCGGCACGCGCGCCCTGCGGCACGTCGTCCAGATCCCCCGAGAAGTCCGCTGCGGTGTCGCTGTCGAAATGACCGATGTCCCAGGCGCCCATGGCGACCCCTCCCTCAGTGATGCGGTTCATCGTGCCAACGACGACTGACAAGAGCCTGTCCCGCTCGTTCACCCGACCGAGTGAACGATCACAAACGGGACATGCGGGGGCATCGTCCTACGCCGATGCTCTCGGCACCACCCATCGGGACGCCCTCGATGTCGGCAGCGGCAGTCGCACACCCCTGAGGGTTGTCCACCCCGGCAGGCAGTCATGCTCCCCGCCTCCATCGGCGCCGAGGTCACCCTCGATGTCGCGGAGCTGCTCGATGCCGGGCAGCACCGGAAGTGACATCCGTGCGGCTCCACCGCCGCTCCCCGTCCTCCCACTCGTCGGTGGGGGCGAGTCCTGCGGCCGCGGCCACCGCCGCCGATGCGGTGTGGTCGGGGTGGATGTGCGCGACGACCGTATGGACCGCGCCCCCGGCCAGCAGGTGCGCCACCAGCCCCGCCGCCGCCTCCTTCGCGTAGCCCAGGCCCTGCCACCGGGTGCCGATCACCCAGGCGATCTCGGCCCGCGGGCCCGCCACCGTGGCCTGGACCCAGCCCGCCAGGCGGCCGTCGGCGCGGACCCGGAGTACCCAGTTCCACCAGTGTTCGGCAGGGTCGGGGGAGCCGGATTCCCAACGGGTGTACCGGGCCCGCAGGGTGTCGAGGTCCTCCGGGGCGCCGCCCGTGTACGTGTGCAGGGCCGGGTCGGCGAGAACCGTCGCCATCTCCTCGGCGTGCGCGGCTCGCAGCGGAGTTGCGTCGAGCCGCTCGGTGGAGAAGGCCTCGGGCCCGTGGTTCGTCATAGCGCCCGACCCTACGTGCGGCGCTTGCCGATGGCTTCGGGTGCGGTCCGTCAGCCGCGCTTGCGGCGCCGGTTCATGAAGACGAGTGCGCCCACCGCTGCGAGCAGCGCCGCTCCGACCAGCGTGCTGCCCTTCATCTCACGGCCGCCCGCGCCGCCGGCCGACGACGCGCCTCCGCCGTCCTTCGACGGCGACTTGGAGTCGCTGCCGTTTCCGCGCGCTCCTGCGACGTCCACCCGGACCACCTCGCTCCGCGCGCCTTCCGAGCCGAACATCAGCGCCGAACCGTCCGCCGTGTACGTCACGGACTCGGACTGCCCCTGCAGCGGCGCGTCCACACGGTGGTCGGCGCCGAGCCGGCCGTCCTCGAACGCGTAGCCACGGGCGCTGAAGTAGGACCGCAGCACCAGTTCCTTGCCGTCCGGCGAGAACGTCCCGTCCGTCACCCACGGCACCTCCCCGACCCGCCGGAACACATTGGTCCGGCCGGTGGTGAGCCGTGCGGGGCCTTCGTAGAGTCCGCCCCCGCCCTCGTTCTTCGAGGCGATGTAGACGCGGCCGGTCTTCGGGTGGACCATCAGCGCCTCGGCGTTGCGCGCCCCGTCCGCGTACTTCACGTCGAACTGGGTCGCCCGGACCGTCGCGTCCTTCAGCACCTTCGGCTCGGGGAACCGGTAGATCCAGACGTGGTCCCAGCTGCCGTTCAGGTTGTCGCCGATGTCGCCGACGTACAGGTTGCCGTCCGGCCCGAGCGAGATCGCCTCCACGTCGCGCGGCGCGCCGACCCCGCGCATGGTGATCGTCGCGACGGTCCTCCCGGTCCGGGAGTCCACGGCGTAGATGTACGGACCGTCCTCGCTGTCGTTGTGCGTCCAGTAGATGCCCGGGTGGGCCTGGCTCGCGGCGAGGCCGCTGGACTCGGTGATCCGGGGGTCCTCGATCGTGAAGCTGCGGTCGGCAGCTCCGTCGTCGGCCGTGGCCGGGGCAGCGGTCACGGCCGCGCCGGCGAGGACGAGCAGCGCGGCGGCGCCGGAGACAGTCAGATACGAACGCATGGGGTCAAGTGTCCATCGTCACGTCGCAGCCCGGCGCGTTGATCCGCCATGATGTCGCCATGCGTTTCATGTTCGTCGGCGATTCCATGACCATCGGGCGCGCCGGCGACTTCACCTGGCGCTACCGCATGTGGCAGCACCTCGAAGCGGCCTTCGACGGCCCTTACGAGATCGTCGGCCCGCGCACCGAGCTGTACGACACCGCGACGAACACCCCGGTCTCGTACGCCTACGGGGACCCGGGGTTCCCCGCCGAGGCCCGCCGCCATCTGGCGGGCTGGGGCGAGGGGTGGCTGCACATGGCCCCGGTGATCGCGGACACGGTCACCGCGACCCGTGCGGACGTGCTGCTCGTCTCGCTCGGCCTGATAGACCTCGGGTTCTACACGGACAGCGAGCAGACCGCCCTGAACGTAAGGGCGTTCATCAAGGCCGCCCGCACCGCCGCACCGCACATCAGGGCCGTGCTCCTGCCGGTGATACCGAACGTCCGGGCCGAGTCCGATACCCCGTTCGCCGCCGAGTGCGACCGCTTCAACGAACTGCTCGCGAAGGCCGTCGCCGATCTCGACGCGCCGACGTCCCCGATCCTGCTGGCGTCGCGCCCGGCCACGTACGACATCCACACGGACACCTACGACGGTACGCACCCCGGCCCCACCGGCGAACAGAAACTGGCCGCGGCGTTCGCCGACGCGATGCACCAGGCGTGGGGCCTGGGCGCTCCCTACATGTCGAGCCCGTCCGGCGATCATCGAGGACAACTGCGAACCGTCACGGCGAGCCCAGCATGATCAGGGAGAGCCGGGTCAGCTCATCGGTCAGCCAGTCGGGCGTGACCTGGCGCGGACGCCGGCCGTGGTGGGCGAGGAGTTCGTCGACCGAGTGGGTCATCACCATGACGGCGACCCGCTGGTCGCCGTCCCCCACCTCACCCCGCTCCGCGGCGCGCTCGGCCTCGCAGGTCAGGAACTCCGACCACATCGTCCGCCACATCGCGAGGTGTTCGTCCACCGTGCGGCTGACGCCCAGCACTTCGACGAATGCCACGCGTGCGGCGCGCGGATCGGCCGTGACGGCCCGCACATAGGCGTCGAAGAGGCGACGGAACCGTTCCTCGGTCGAGCACTCGTCCATGCCGTCGGAGAGCAGGACCGCCTCGGACGCGCGCAGTCCGCGGGTCGCCACCTCGTCGTACAGTGCGATCAACAGCGCCTCGCGTGAGGTGAACTGCTGGGAGAAGGCCCGGACCGGCACCTTGGCCTCGGCGCAGAGCTGCTCGACGGTCGTGTTCGCGTAGCCGTAGGCGGCGAACAGCGCCCGTCCGGCCCGCAACAGCCGTCCACGCCACTGCGCACGGTCCTCGGCGATCGCATGGACCGTCCCGACCGGCCCGACCACCTCGCCCGTCCCCGTTCCACGGCTCACCAGGGCATCCACCACAGGTCCTCTTTCGTCGGCCCCGACATCCCGGCTCGGGGCGGCAACCCAGGAAACGCCGCCATTCTCCCCGTTTCGTCGCACAAGCGGAGGATCCGCCACGCCTTCGACGCCCGCCGATCGACAGGCGCTCCGAGTCCGCCCCAACTCCGTTCGCCCGCCGCACTCCTGCCGACACGGCCCCGTCCTTCCGGCGGCAGGAAGCGGAGTTGTCACTTCCGCCGTGACCGGCCCCTGGTCGGCAGGCGCCCTTTCCGCCACCGCCTGGCCGGACTTCCTCCCGTACGCCGTGCGGCAGTAGGGGCCGGGCGGCGCCGGAGGCCGCGTCGTGGGCTGTCGGACCCGCTCCGTAGGGTGTTGGCATGTCCACCGAGTCGCCCCTGATCCAGAGCATGCGGACCGCTGTCGCCGCGGCTCCCACCGATGTCCCTCTGCGCCTGCATCTCGCCGAGCTGTTGCTCGGTGAGGGTCTGAGCGAGGCCGCGGTCGCCGAGGCCGCCGTGGCGTTGCAGCACGCACCCGGGGACATGGGGGCGCGGACGCTCATGATGCGGGCGATGGGCCTGCCCGCACCGGCTGCCGAACAGCCGGGGCCGGAGCCGATTCCGGAGAAGCCCCGGGCGCAGGAGCCGGCACCGGAGGTGCCCGCCGCCCCCGCCCCGCCCACCGGCTTCGACTGGGCGGCCGCCGAGAACGAGGTCGCGGACGCCGTACCGCCACGGTTCGTGACCCCCGGCCCCACCTCCACCGCCCCCGAGGCACCGCTCGCCGCGGACGGCGGCGGCGACCCGGGGGACGCCACGGCCTGGGAGGTCGACACCCCCGGCACCGTCACACTCGCCGACGTCGGCGGCATGAAGGAGATCAAGGAGCGCCTCGAAGCCGCGTTCCTCGCCCCCATGCGCAATCCCGAACTGGGCAGGCTGTACGGGAAGAGCCTGCGGGGCGGGCTGTTGATGTACGGGCCGCCCGGCTGCGGGAAGACGTTCATCGCACGGGCCGTCGCAGGTGAGCTCGGGGCGAGCTTCATGTCCGTGTCGATCAACGACGTCCTCGACATGTGGATGGGCAACTCCGAGCGCAACATGCACGAGGTCTTCGAGACCGCCCGCCGCCAGGCGCCGTGCGTGCTGTTCCTGGACGAGGTGGATGCGCTGGGAGCCAAGCGCAGTCGCATGCAGCACGGCGGGATGCGCAACACCGTCAACCAGTTGCTCACCGAGCTCGACGGCGTCGGCGGGGCCAACGAGGGCGTGTTCGTGCTCGCCGCGACCAACGTCCCCTGGGACGTGGACATCGCGCTGCGACGGCCCGGCCGGCTCGACCGCACCCTGCTCGTCCTGCCGCCGGACGCGCCCGCGCGTGAGGCGATCCTCCGCTACCACCTGCGCGACCGGCCGATCGAATCCGTCGACCTGGGCAAGCTGGTCAAGGTCACCGAGGATCTGTCGGGCGCCGATCTGGCCCACCTCTGCGAATCCGCGTCGGAGCGCGCGCTGCTCGACTCGACCCGTACCGGGGTGGTCCGGATGATCAACATGAAGGATCTGCTGGGTGCGGCGAAGGAGATCCGGCCGTCCACCGATCCCTGGTTCGCCTCGGCGCGCAATGTCGCGATGTTCGCCAACGAGGGTGGAATGTATGACGAGTTGCTCGCCTACCTGAAGAGGAAGCGCAAGCTGTGACCACGGCCGAGCACCCTCTGGCCGCGCAGGCGGCCGCCCTCATCGGCCTGGACCGGCTGGACGAGGCGAAGGCCCTGCTGGCCAGGCGCCTCGCCGAGGACCCCGAGGACTTCCGGGCCTGGGTGCGGCTGGCGCGCTGCCATCTGCGCGAGCGGGAGTTCGAGGACGTCGTCACCACGACCGGCGAGGCACTGCGGATCGCCCCGCAGGACTGCGACGCGTGGATCGTGCGGACGTACGGGCTGCGCAGGACCGGTCGTCGGGACGAGGCGCTCGCGGCGGCCCAGGAGGCGGTGCGGATCGCCCCGCAGTCGTGGCAGGCGGTCATCGCGCTCTCGGAGGCGGTCAGTGCCTGGCAGCCGCGCTGGCCCGAGGTGCTCGAGCTGGCGCAGACGGCGGTCCGGATGGCCCCCGAGGAGCCGGAGGTGTACCAGGGGCTGTGGAAGGCGGCGCTGCTCAACGGGGCCTTCGACGTGCGGGACCATGCGATCCGCGAGACGCTGCGGCTCGACCCGACGAGTGCCTGGGCGCTGCGTGAGCTCGCCGAGAAACAGGCCGCCGCGCCCGGCACGGGGCCCGAGCGGCGGGCGGAGGTGTACGCGTCCGCGCTGGCCGCCGACCCCGGTTCCGACAGCATGCGCATGGGGCTGGACCGGGCCGTGTTCCAGATGCTGCGCGGCACCCGGTGGCTCGCCGTGCTGAGTCTGGTGCTGGCGGGTGCCGCGATCAACCTGTTCCCGTCCGACGGGGACGGGCCCGATCTGCCGCTGCCGATCGGTACCCGGCTGTACGCACTGGCGCTGATCGGGGTGGTCTGGGCGTTCGGCGCGTGGCGGCGCTACCGGAAGCTGCGCGCGGGGGTGCAGCTGAGTGTCCGGTCGCTGTTGCGGCGGATGTTCTGGGCGCGGCTGGTGCTGGTGCAGGCGGCGGTGGGGACGCTGTGCGCGGTGGTCGTCATGGCGGTGCCGTGGACGGACCGTGGTGTTCCGCAGGTGCTGTTCTGGCTGGGACTCGGGCCGACGCTGCTGACGATCTGGTTCGACCGTCCGCGCACGCGGTAGCTCAGCGGGCCAGCCGGCCGAGGAGCGAACCTGCGGCGACGATGCCGACGAGCGCCGCAAGGGCGAGGATGGCGAAGTCGAGCCCCAGGTGGGCCGGTGTACCGATGAGCAGCCCGCGCAGGGCGTCGACCTGGTAGCTCAGCGGGTTCACCCTGCTGATGGCCTGGAGCCAGCCCGGCATCAGGGCGACCGGGTACAGCGCGTTGGAGGCGAAGAACAGCGGCATGGTGATGGCCTGGCCGATGCCCATCAGCCGGTCGCGGGTCAGGACGATGCCGGCGATCGACATCGACAGGCAGGAGAAGAACGCCGAGGCGAGGACGACGACCACGACCACGCCGAGCAGACGCAACGGGTTCCAGGTCATGCCGACACCGATCAGCGCGGCGATCACGATGACGACCGCCGCCTGGATCACGGCCTTCACCCCGGCGGCGAAGGCCTTGCCGGTCACCAGGGCGGTCCGGGGCGTCGGTGTGACCATGAGCTTGGTCAGGACTCCTGAGTCCCGCTCCCAGATGATCATGATGCCGTAGAAGATCGCGATGAACATGGCGGACTGGGCGATGATGCCGGGCGCCAGGAAGTCGAGATAGGGGACGCCGCCGGTCGGGATGGCGTGGATACGGGAGAACGTCACGCCGAAGATGAGCAGCCAGAGTGCCGGCTGCACGGCACGGGTGTAGATCTCGGTACGGTCGTGGCGCAGCTTCTGCATTTCGACGACGCACATCGCGGCGACGCGCGCGGGGACGACGCGCCAGCCGGTGCGGGACGGCGGCGGGTCCAGCAGGAGAGAGAATCGCTCGTCGGGTGAGCCGGGTTCAGCCGAGGCGTGATGCGGTGCGACGGGTACGGCGGACATCGCGGAACGCCCCCTTCCCTTCGTCGGAACCTGAGCCGGGGCCGGAGCCCGAGCCGCGGTCGTCCAGACCGCTTCCGGAGTGGTACCGGAAGACGTCCTCCAGCGTCGGCGGCGGCAGGGCGGTCTCGCCGGACTCCCGGCGGTGCTCGATCAGTTCGGCCTTGAGCTCGGCGGGCGTGCCGAGCGCCCGGAGCCTGCCGAGGTGCATGAGGGCCAGCCGGTCGCAGCGCTGATCGGCCTCGTCCATGGAGTGGGTGGTGACCAGCACCGTCATCCCGGTGCCGGTCCGGATCTCCGTGATGCGGTCCCAGACACTGTCGCGCGCGATCGGGTCCAGGCCGATGGTCGGTTCGTCCAGGATCATCAGCCGGGGTGCGCTGACCAGGGCCTGGGCCAGTTCTAGGCGGCGCACCATGCCACCGGAGTAGGTGGCCGCGAGCCGGTGCGCCTGGGCGCCGAGGCCGACAGCGTCCAGCGCCTGTCCGACGCGCGCCGCGCGCCGGCGGCGGGGCACGTCGAAGACGCGGGCGAAGAGGGCGACGTTCTCCCGGCCGGTGAGGCCGGCGTCGGCCGACAGCTGCTGCGGTACGTAACCGAGCAGGCGCCGTACGGCCATCTTCTGCCGGGCCGCGTCATGACCGAGGACCTCGATGACCCCGGACGGCACGGGCAGCAGGGTGGTGATCGCGCGCATGGTGGTCGTCTTGCCCGCGCCGTTGGGCCCGAGCAGGCCGAAGACCTCGCCGGGGCGGACCAGCAGGTCCAGCCCGTCGACGGCTTTCGACGTACCGAAGGAATAAGTCAGACCGGTACAGCTGAGAGCGGGGGTCACGGGGGCTCCTCCCCTTCGCGCAATGAGTCCGCGAGTCTGCGCAGTGACGGGAGCGCGGCGGTCAGCGCGGCCCGGTCGGCCGCGTCGAGCTTCGCGACGTGTTCACGGAAGAGCGCGTCGCGCCGGGCACGCCACTCCCACAGCCGCGCGACGCCTGCCGGGGTCGGGTACAGCAGCGCGGCACGCCCGTCGCCGGGGTCGGTCTCGCGACGCAACAACCCCTCCATGACCAGGCGATTGACCAGGGTGCTGACGGAGTTGGCCGCGAGGCAGAGGTCGTGCGCCGCCGCCGAGACACGTATGCCGGGCTCGGCGGCCACCACCCGCAGCAGTTCGGCGTGTGCCCCGCGCAGCCTGGGAGCCGGCAGGTCGCTCCACAGTCGTCGCCGGGCGAGCCTCTGGATGCGGGGCAGAAGTCCGGCGAGCTCATCCGGTAGATCACCCGCCGCCATACGTCCATTTTATCTCTGTAGGCGAGGTATCGGCCGGGTGTGATGACCGCCGTGTGCGATTGCCGCGGTCCGACCGGCGGAATCGGGTGCGCTGCGAACTCTCCGCTGCATATACGTACGACAGGGCCGGCCGGCTACGTACGACACGGCCGGCCGGCGGTCACGGGCATGAACACGCCCGCACTGCCGACGGGCGGGCCGTCGCCCCACCCCGTCGGCGGCTTCGAACGGGCGGGCCTCAATCGGCGAGCGCACCCATGGGGTCCCAGGCCGGCAGGACGATCGGCGGCTCGTCGAGGGCGGCGACCAGTTCCGGCGGCAGTGCGGAGCGCCGCACCGCGACCTCGAAGACGTGCTCGCCGAACCATGAGTCGTTCATGGTCCAGAACCCCTTGTCGGCCTTCTCGTCGCCCCAGCTGTTCTCGACCCGCCAGCGGCGCGGAGCGCCGTCGACCACGTCCACGCCGGTCAACAGCATCGCGTGCGTCATCTGGGTCTCGTGGTGGATGAGCCGTGCCGCCTTGTCCAGCTCGAACGACGTGTCGTAGACGGCCTCGTAGTCGAACAGATCGGCGTCCCAGATCCCGAGGTCCGCACGCATCATCCGGGCCACGTCGCAGCCGAACCACACCGGCTCGCCGCCGACTACGGCGTCCATGCTGAGACGCTTCAGCAGGTCCATCTCCACGTTCAGGTAGACCACCGGCGGAGCTTCGACGACGTTGCCCAAGTACTCGACGGTGAAGGTGCGGCCGACCGGACTCGACTCCCTCGGGTCATGGACGATACAGACGTAGTCGTCGAGGGGTATCTGCACGTACGACTTCGCGAACTCGGCCGGCGTCATCCAGCCCGCGCGGTGGAACTCCTGGTCCTTGTCCCGCCACTGCCACAGAAACCGCTGCGGCGGTGTACCGAGGTGGATGCTGAGTACGCGGTGGACGGCGGCCAGCACCGCTCGCTTGTGCACGCGCTGCGCCTCGGCCCCCTCGGCAACCGTTCGGCGCAGATCCCGGGCACCCCGGCGGAGCAGGCTCTTCAGGGCCCGGTTCATCGGTCCCGTCGCCGACGAGCTGTCCGTCTCCGGCATCGCCGACTTCGGCACCAGACCGTGCTTGGCGACCAGCGCCACGAACATGTTCCACTGGCCGCCGTCGCTGATGGGGTCCCCGAGCAGGTGCGCCACCGTCCGGTCGTCGACGTCTCGGTCAGAGGTCTCGATGATGGCCTCGAGGAAGTGGTTCGCCCGCTCGAACTTGTCCCACCAGAGCAGGTAGTTCTGGGAGAACTCGAAGTCCTTCACACCGAGCTTCTGTGCGGCGCCGACACGCAGCAGGTTGAGCCCGGCGAACATCCAACAGCGTCCGCTCTTCTTCTGGTTGGTGACTTTCCAGTCGTCCAGGTGGTGGGAGACCGAGTGGTCGACGGCGGTCACGATCCGCCGGTCCAGGGCGATGTCGTCCACGGGCGTCTGGGTCACGGCGTTCTGCATCAGCCGGTTCGCCGGCCGAGAGGCGAACTCCTTCTCGAAGACCTCGAACTGCGCGGGGGTCAGACTGCGGTCGGTGGCCTG from Streptomyces sp. NBC_01707 includes the following:
- a CDS encoding DUF4259 domain-containing protein, whose protein sequence is MGAWDIGHFDSDTAADFSGDLDDVPQGARAELIREALTVVAGTQDYLDSDEAVVAVAAAALVAAQCPGGEPVTTAYGPDEPLPELPLELRGLAVQALDRVVTEPSELLELWSEGGHGEPWEEGIGRLRTVLAEAAG
- a CDS encoding GNAT family N-acetyltransferase, translating into MTNHGPEAFSTERLDATPLRAAHAEEMATVLADPALHTYTGGAPEDLDTLRARYTRWESGSPDPAEHWWNWVLRVRADGRLAGWVQATVAGPRAEIAWVIGTRWQGLGYAKEAAAGLVAHLLAGGAVHTVVAHIHPDHTASAAVAAAAGLAPTDEWEDGERRWSRTDVTSGAARHRAAPRHRG
- a CDS encoding GDSL-type esterase/lipase family protein, whose amino-acid sequence is MRFMFVGDSMTIGRAGDFTWRYRMWQHLEAAFDGPYEIVGPRTELYDTATNTPVSYAYGDPGFPAEARRHLAGWGEGWLHMAPVIADTVTATRADVLLVSLGLIDLGFYTDSEQTALNVRAFIKAARTAAPHIRAVLLPVIPNVRAESDTPFAAECDRFNELLAKAVADLDAPTSPILLASRPATYDIHTDTYDGTHPGPTGEQKLAAAFADAMHQAWGLGAPYMSSPSGDHRGQLRTVTASPA
- a CDS encoding TetR/AcrR family transcriptional regulator, which codes for MVGPVGTVHAIAEDRAQWRGRLLRAGRALFAAYGYANTTVEQLCAEAKVPVRAFSQQFTSREALLIALYDEVATRGLRASEAVLLSDGMDECSTEERFRRLFDAYVRAVTADPRAARVAFVEVLGVSRTVDEHLAMWRTMWSEFLTCEAERAAERGEVGDGDQRVAVMVMTHSVDELLAHHGRRPRQVTPDWLTDELTRLSLIMLGSP
- a CDS encoding 26S protease regulatory subunit, with amino-acid sequence MSTESPLIQSMRTAVAAAPTDVPLRLHLAELLLGEGLSEAAVAEAAVALQHAPGDMGARTLMMRAMGLPAPAAEQPGPEPIPEKPRAQEPAPEVPAAPAPPTGFDWAAAENEVADAVPPRFVTPGPTSTAPEAPLAADGGGDPGDATAWEVDTPGTVTLADVGGMKEIKERLEAAFLAPMRNPELGRLYGKSLRGGLLMYGPPGCGKTFIARAVAGELGASFMSVSINDVLDMWMGNSERNMHEVFETARRQAPCVLFLDEVDALGAKRSRMQHGGMRNTVNQLLTELDGVGGANEGVFVLAATNVPWDVDIALRRPGRLDRTLLVLPPDAPAREAILRYHLRDRPIESVDLGKLVKVTEDLSGADLAHLCESASERALLDSTRTGVVRMINMKDLLGAAKEIRPSTDPWFASARNVAMFANEGGMYDELLAYLKRKRKL
- a CDS encoding tetratricopeptide repeat protein; its protein translation is MTTAEHPLAAQAAALIGLDRLDEAKALLARRLAEDPEDFRAWVRLARCHLREREFEDVVTTTGEALRIAPQDCDAWIVRTYGLRRTGRRDEALAAAQEAVRIAPQSWQAVIALSEAVSAWQPRWPEVLELAQTAVRMAPEEPEVYQGLWKAALLNGAFDVRDHAIRETLRLDPTSAWALRELAEKQAAAPGTGPERRAEVYASALAADPGSDSMRMGLDRAVFQMLRGTRWLAVLSLVLAGAAINLFPSDGDGPDLPLPIGTRLYALALIGVVWAFGAWRRYRKLRAGVQLSVRSLLRRMFWARLVLVQAAVGTLCAVVVMAVPWTDRGVPQVLFWLGLGPTLLTIWFDRPRTR
- a CDS encoding ABC transporter permease, which codes for MSAVPVAPHHASAEPGSPDERFSLLLDPPPSRTGWRVVPARVAAMCVVEMQKLRHDRTEIYTRAVQPALWLLIFGVTFSRIHAIPTGGVPYLDFLAPGIIAQSAMFIAIFYGIMIIWERDSGVLTKLMVTPTPRTALVTGKAFAAGVKAVIQAAVVIVIAALIGVGMTWNPLRLLGVVVVVVLASAFFSCLSMSIAGIVLTRDRLMGIGQAITMPLFFASNALYPVALMPGWLQAISRVNPLSYQVDALRGLLIGTPAHLGLDFAILALAALVGIVAAGSLLGRLAR
- a CDS encoding ABC transporter ATP-binding protein; the encoded protein is MTPALSCTGLTYSFGTSKAVDGLDLLVRPGEVFGLLGPNGAGKTTTMRAITTLLPVPSGVIEVLGHDAARQKMAVRRLLGYVPQQLSADAGLTGRENVALFARVFDVPRRRRAARVGQALDAVGLGAQAHRLAATYSGGMVRRLELAQALVSAPRLMILDEPTIGLDPIARDSVWDRITEIRTGTGMTVLVTTHSMDEADQRCDRLALMHLGRLRALGTPAELKAELIEHRRESGETALPPPTLEDVFRYHSGSGLDDRGSGSGPGSGSDEGKGAFRDVRRTRRTASRLG
- a CDS encoding MarR family winged helix-turn-helix transcriptional regulator, which translates into the protein MAAGDLPDELAGLLPRIQRLARRRLWSDLPAPRLRGAHAELLRVVAAEPGIRVSAAAHDLCLAANSVSTLVNRLVMEGLLRRETDPGDGRAALLYPTPAGVARLWEWRARRDALFREHVAKLDAADRAALTAALPSLRRLADSLREGEEPP
- a CDS encoding C1 family peptidase; amino-acid sequence: MTLGHPHPHQATDRSLTPAQFEVFEKEFASRPANRLMQNAVTQTPVDDIALDRRIVTAVDHSVSHHLDDWKVTNQKKSGRCWMFAGLNLLRVGAAQKLGVKDFEFSQNYLLWWDKFERANHFLEAIIETSDRDVDDRTVAHLLGDPISDGGQWNMFVALVAKHGLVPKSAMPETDSSSATGPMNRALKSLLRRGARDLRRTVAEGAEAQRVHKRAVLAAVHRVLSIHLGTPPQRFLWQWRDKDQEFHRAGWMTPAEFAKSYVQIPLDDYVCIVHDPRESSPVGRTFTVEYLGNVVEAPPVVYLNVEMDLLKRLSMDAVVGGEPVWFGCDVARMMRADLGIWDADLFDYEAVYDTSFELDKAARLIHHETQMTHAMLLTGVDVVDGAPRRWRVENSWGDEKADKGFWTMNDSWFGEHVFEVAVRRSALPPELVAALDEPPIVLPAWDPMGALAD